A region of Paenibacillus sp. JNUCC-31 DNA encodes the following proteins:
- a CDS encoding AAC(3) family N-acetyltransferase yields the protein MHTQESLLHQLRQLGIDGQGTLLMHSSMKSMGEVEGGADTVLDALAEYMKDGLLVLPTHTWSTINADNPMFHVESSPCCVGILPELFRKRPEVVRSWHPTHSVAALGRDAEEFTKDDHLFDTPCARGSAWGKLLDRKATILLVGVDLKRNTFIHGIEEWVDIPGRLTDEPEMLRTVLPDGTEISVPSRRHCGLSWSEHFWKVDDVLERKGAMRKGQLGDALVRVCDAAMLTEVITDMLQDNPDLFSDNLPLATVHE from the coding sequence ATGCATACTCAAGAAAGTTTGCTCCACCAACTGCGCCAGCTGGGCATCGACGGCCAAGGAACGCTGCTCATGCACTCCTCCATGAAAAGTATGGGCGAAGTCGAAGGTGGCGCGGATACGGTGTTGGATGCGCTCGCCGAGTATATGAAGGACGGACTGCTGGTGTTGCCAACCCATACATGGTCCACGATTAATGCGGACAATCCGATGTTCCACGTGGAATCCTCACCGTGCTGTGTCGGTATTCTGCCTGAGCTGTTTCGCAAACGACCTGAGGTCGTGCGTTCTTGGCATCCTACGCATTCGGTAGCTGCTCTGGGACGGGATGCCGAAGAATTTACGAAGGACGATCATCTTTTTGATACACCATGTGCGAGAGGATCGGCCTGGGGGAAGCTGCTTGATCGGAAGGCAACCATCCTGTTGGTCGGCGTTGATCTGAAAAGGAACACGTTTATCCATGGTATTGAAGAATGGGTGGATATCCCGGGCAGATTAACGGATGAGCCTGAGATGTTACGCACAGTTTTACCCGATGGAACCGAAATTTCGGTGCCTTCGCGCAGACATTGTGGGTTGTCGTGGTCGGAGCACTTTTGGAAAGTGGATGATGTCCTTGAACGTAAAGGCGCGATGCGTAAGGGACAGCTTGGCGATGCACTCGTCAGAGTGTGTGATGCGGCCATGTTGACGGAAGTGATTACGGACATGCTCCAAGATAATCCGGATTTATTTTCAGACAATTTGCCTTTGGCTACTGTACACGAATAA
- the araA gene encoding L-arabinose isomerase translates to MSATAAKQFWFVVGSQHLYGEEALGEVKANAQKITDALNASGVLPYPLVLQDLAVSADKITSIMKEVNYRDEVAGVITWMHTFSPAKMWIRGTKLLQKPLLHLATQFNESIPWATIDMDFMNLNQAAHGDREYGFINARLRKQNKIVVGYWERAEVQQQVADWMDVAVAYNESFNIKVARFGDNMRNVGVTEGDKVEAQIQFGWTVDYFGIGDLVQYVNAVTEQEIDDLIAQYAELYEFDYGTNSKEAWEASVRVQASYEIAIKRFLDEGGYSAFTTNFEDLHGMKQLPGLAVQRLMAQGYGFAGEGDWKTAALDRLLKVMAHNENTGFMEDYTYEMAAGQEAILQSHMLEVDPTLASNKPKIIVSPLGIGDREDPARLVFDGKAGEGVVVSMADFGTHYKLLINEVSAFEPTVPAPNLPVARVLWNVKPNFQDGVRAWIENGGGHHTVVSLNLTTDQIVTYAKLVNLEYVVIK, encoded by the coding sequence ATGTCAGCAACAGCAGCTAAACAGTTTTGGTTCGTCGTAGGTTCACAGCATCTGTACGGGGAAGAAGCACTGGGTGAGGTTAAAGCCAATGCACAGAAAATTACGGATGCCCTCAATGCAAGCGGCGTTCTGCCATACCCGCTCGTATTGCAGGATTTGGCGGTAAGCGCGGATAAAATTACGAGCATCATGAAGGAAGTGAACTACCGCGACGAAGTAGCGGGTGTGATTACCTGGATGCACACGTTCTCACCTGCAAAGATGTGGATTCGGGGCACGAAATTGCTGCAAAAACCGTTGCTTCATCTTGCGACTCAATTCAATGAAAGCATTCCTTGGGCGACGATCGATATGGACTTCATGAACCTGAATCAAGCGGCTCACGGTGACCGTGAATATGGCTTCATCAACGCCCGCCTGAGAAAACAAAATAAAATCGTTGTTGGCTACTGGGAGCGTGCAGAAGTGCAGCAGCAGGTTGCAGATTGGATGGACGTAGCTGTAGCCTACAACGAAAGCTTCAACATCAAAGTCGCTCGTTTTGGTGACAACATGCGCAACGTGGGCGTAACCGAAGGGGATAAAGTGGAAGCCCAGATCCAATTCGGATGGACAGTCGATTATTTCGGTATTGGCGACCTCGTGCAATACGTGAATGCCGTGACGGAGCAAGAAATCGATGATCTGATCGCCCAGTATGCGGAGTTGTATGAATTCGATTATGGCACAAACAGCAAGGAAGCTTGGGAAGCTAGCGTACGTGTGCAAGCAAGTTATGAAATTGCGATCAAACGTTTCCTGGACGAGGGTGGATACAGTGCCTTCACTACCAACTTCGAAGATCTGCATGGCATGAAGCAGCTACCGGGTCTCGCTGTGCAACGCCTGATGGCTCAAGGATACGGTTTTGCAGGGGAAGGTGATTGGAAAACGGCTGCACTCGACCGCCTGCTTAAAGTCATGGCCCATAACGAGAACACGGGCTTCATGGAAGATTACACGTACGAAATGGCGGCTGGCCAAGAAGCGATCCTTCAATCTCACATGCTTGAAGTGGACCCGACACTCGCCAGCAATAAACCGAAAATCATCGTGTCTCCACTGGGTATTGGCGATCGTGAAGATCCGGCACGTCTCGTATTCGACGGCAAAGCAGGAGAAGGTGTCGTGGTATCCATGGCAGACTTCGGTACACATTACAAACTGTTGATCAACGAAGTATCCGCATTCGAACCGACGGTTCCAGCGCCTAACCTGCCGGTAGCACGTGTACTATGGAACGTGAAGCCCAACTTCCAGGACGGGGTTAGAGCCTGGATTGAGAATGGCGGCGGTCACCATACTGTAGTATCTTTGAACCTGACGACAGATCAGATCGTGACCTATGCGAAGCTGGTGAACCTGGAGTACGTTGTGATTAAATAG
- a CDS encoding L-ribulose-5-phosphate 4-epimerase, producing MLEQLKEEVYEANLELPKHGLVKFTWGNVSAMDRESGLFVIKPSGVSYDKMRPSDMVVVDLDGNVVEGEMRPSSDTATHAVLYKHYPEIGGIVHTHSTWATIWAQAGLDVPVMGTTHADTFYGAVPCARFLNQGEIDRGYEAETGRVIIETFEQRGLDVMAIPAVLLHGHAPFTWGKDAKSAVVNSVVLEEVCKMNLYARQLNNFAKELPQGILDKHYLRKHGKDAYYGQK from the coding sequence ATGTTAGAACAACTGAAAGAAGAGGTCTATGAGGCGAATCTGGAGCTGCCGAAGCACGGACTTGTGAAGTTCACATGGGGTAATGTCAGCGCAATGGATCGGGAAAGCGGTCTGTTTGTCATCAAACCGAGTGGTGTCAGCTATGACAAGATGAGACCAAGCGACATGGTTGTAGTTGATCTGGACGGCAATGTGGTCGAGGGCGAAATGAGACCTTCCTCGGATACTGCGACTCACGCGGTACTATACAAACATTACCCGGAAATTGGGGGTATCGTGCACACTCATTCCACTTGGGCGACCATCTGGGCGCAAGCTGGCCTGGACGTACCCGTGATGGGAACGACGCATGCAGATACATTCTATGGAGCCGTACCTTGTGCCCGTTTCTTGAATCAGGGTGAGATTGATCGCGGATACGAAGCGGAGACGGGCCGCGTTATTATTGAGACATTTGAGCAGCGTGGACTCGATGTGATGGCGATTCCGGCAGTCCTGCTCCATGGTCATGCACCGTTCACGTGGGGCAAAGATGCCAAATCGGCAGTCGTGAACAGTGTCGTGCTGGAGGAAGTGTGCAAGATGAACCTGTATGCGCGGCAACTGAACAACTTTGCAAAAGAACTGCCGCAAGGCATTTTGGATAAACACTATTTGCGGAAACACGGGAAAGACGCGTACTACGGACAGAAGTAA